In the genome of Raphanus sativus cultivar WK10039 chromosome 4, ASM80110v3, whole genome shotgun sequence, one region contains:
- the LOC108849242 gene encoding calcium uniporter protein 5, mitochondrial: MWSAVGVLRRTAFSAVSKGYPVKPWLGGGCRFLTVIEPTAKDKEKEKEKEKEKEEDLTVTEAKKLMRLVNVDEMKKKLGCMGNEETVSYSKLIEASQGLGIARSLDEAHAFARVLDDAGVILIFRDKVYLHPDKVVELIRKAVPLGLNPEDNPVKVEFDKLRSMKEEIDVLAHKQVRKILWCGLGYSVVQIGLFFRLTFWEFSWDVMEPITFFTTATGIIVGYAYFLMTSRDPTYQDFMKRLFLSRQRKLLKSRKFDVEKFKELEKKWELASCSSSSSSYHSCHANASIRKCVGVDLDLEDSLQSRRD; this comes from the exons ATGTGGTCGGCGGTGGGTGTTTTGAGGCGTACTGCGTTTTCGGCCGTGAGTAAAGGTTATCCGGTCAAGCCATGGCTCGGTGGTGGTTGCAGGTTTCTCACCGTCATCGAACCAACAGCCAAGGataaggagaaggagaaggagaaggagaaggagaaggaggaggattTAACTGTAACGGAAGCGAAGAAGCTAATGAGATTAGTGAATGTtgatgagatgaagaagaagctcggATGTATGGGGAATGAAGAAACTGTCTCCTACAGTAAACTCATTGAAGCATCTCAAGGTTTAGGTATCGCTAGATCTCTCGATGAAGCTCACGCTTTCGCTCGTGTACTAGATGATGCTGGTGTGATTTTGATTTTCAGAGATAAAGTATATCTTCATCCAGATAAG GTGGTGGAATTGATTAGAAAGGCAGTGCCTTTGGGTTTAAATCCAGAGGATAATCCAGTTAAAGTGGAGTTCGATAAGCTGAGGAGTATGAAGGAAGAGATCGATGTTTTAGCACATAAGCAAGTGAGGAAGATTCTGTGGTGTGGTCTTGGTTACTCTGTTGTTCAGATTGGTCTGTTTTTTAGACTAACTTTCTGGGAGTTTTCTTGGGATGTGATGGAACCCATTACGTTTTTCACTACAGCGACTGGGATAATTGTGGGTTATGCTTATTTCTTGATGACTTCGAGAGACCCAACTTATCAAGATTTCATGAAGAGGTTGTTTCTTTCTAGGCAGAGAAAGTTGCTCAAGAGTCGTAAGTTTGATGTTGAGAAGTTTAAAGAACTTGAGAAGAAGTGGGAGCTGgcgtcttgctcttcttcttcatcttcgtaTCACTCGTGCCACGCAAACGCATCGATTCGGAAATGTGTTGGTGTTGATCTTGATTTGGAGGATTCTTTGCAGAGTCGCAGAGATTGA